The Spirochaetota bacterium DNA window AAAGGAGGAAGATGCAAGTGTTTTAACTAAAATTGTTCTTAATTTGACTCTACCTTCACTCGTTCTCCTAACTTTTTCTAATTCCTCTTTTGAAAAGAGAAATCTATTAATTATATTTTTGCCTGCCTTATTTTTTACAACAACTTTTCCTTTTTATATAATTTTTCTCAATTTTTTTAGAATAATTAAATATAGAGAAATAGCTATAATCTCTTTCTTAGGCTTCAATATAGGACTTTTTGCTTATCCATTTATTAGAGAAATTTTTTCACCTGGAACATTTATTAGAGCTATTTTATTTGATACAGGAAATGCAATATTTATTTTTGGATTTTCATACATAATATCATATATTTTTTATATAATTTACTATGAAAAAAAAGACACCATCAAAATTGCACAAAATGAAATCTTATTAAAAAAATTTATTAAAAGCAAAGAGGAGAGAAGAGCTATTTTAAGAAATATATTTTCAAAAGAAGTTATAAAGAAAGTTTCTATAAAACTATTAAAATTTATACCATTTCAATGTTATTTAATAGGTCT harbors:
- a CDS encoding AEC family transporter, whose protein sequence is MLNTISSIIVYFTLIISGFLLKKFKILKEEDASVLTKIVLNLTLPSLVLLTFSNSSFEKRNLLIIFLPALFFTTTFPFYIIFLNFFRIIKYREIAIISFLGFNIGLFAYPFIREIFSPGTFIRAILFDTGNAIFIFGFSYIISYIFYIIYYEKKDTIKIAQNEILLKKFIKSKEERRAILRNIFSKEVIKKVSIKLLKFIPFQCYLIGLVFALVGIKLPRFITRVFLTISQANTPLVLLMLGLSLSFDITKEQLKTIFKILFLKYFLGISFIILLYIFFPRIELKTKNIASILFVMPPGMAIIPYSIEFRFNTKIASALVNFGNIISILLMIIVMYFLNYFNLLSQ